The Candidatus Aminicenantes bacterium genome includes a window with the following:
- a CDS encoding metal ABC transporter permease translates to LYIMLAAALVLGIRVLGIILVSAILIIPVSSARLLSRSFRSLVRWTVLLAEGVMIGGLLISYYLNLPSGAVIVLTGSSVFALAFIASVLRRRGQKK, encoded by the coding sequence TGCTCTATATCATGCTTGCCGCAGCTTTGGTGCTGGGCATCCGCGTTTTGGGCATCATCCTGGTCAGCGCCATCCTGATCATCCCGGTTTCCAGCGCCCGCCTTCTAAGCCGCTCGTTCCGCTCACTGGTTCGGTGGACGGTGCTGCTGGCGGAAGGGGTCATGATCGGCGGGCTGCTCATCTCCTATTACCTCAACCTGCCCAGCGGCGCCGTCATCGTCCTCACCGGCAGCTCGGTTTTTGCGCTGGCCTTCATTGCCAGCGTCCTTCGCCGCCGGGGGCAAAAAAAGTGA
- a CDS encoding outer membrane beta-barrel protein — protein MTQKGWWTKKRMLLIFALFFASCSFFNYAAPIESFAGKATAKSGRHTGVGLWGGYGLYGNSQFNGGVAFGASFLLGLGRNLAIEFAASYLGAGVESDANALSKGKLAAMPLQLSLQGRFPVGKKLTPYLLVGGNYFLNSFSLDSTIVDGWSAVGITLSEKVAGAFGFHAGAGLELALGNSLSLNIDLRYFLAKTKSNWSMTDDESLVESSGTLSGIKLDALVFALGLKYFFK, from the coding sequence ATGACCCAGAAAGGATGGTGGACAAAGAAAAGGATGCTGCTTATCTTCGCGCTATTTTTCGCCTCATGCTCTTTTTTTAATTACGCCGCTCCCATTGAATCCTTTGCGGGAAAGGCAACAGCGAAAAGTGGCCGGCACACGGGCGTGGGCCTCTGGGGAGGCTACGGGCTTTACGGCAACAGCCAATTCAATGGCGGCGTTGCCTTCGGCGCCTCGTTTCTACTCGGTCTGGGCAGGAACCTGGCCATCGAATTCGCCGCCAGCTATCTCGGCGCTGGCGTGGAGAGTGACGCCAACGCGCTCTCCAAGGGAAAACTGGCCGCCATGCCGTTGCAGCTCAGCCTGCAGGGGCGTTTCCCGGTCGGCAAAAAGCTGACCCCCTACCTGCTCGTTGGCGGCAACTATTTTCTCAACAGCTTCAGCCTGGACAGCACGATCGTTGATGGCTGGAGTGCGGTGGGCATCACCCTCAGCGAAAAAGTGGCCGGGGCTTTCGGCTTCCATGCCGGTGCCGGCCTTGAACTGGCGCTGGGAAATTCCTTGTCGCTGAATATTGACCTGCGCTACTTTCTGGCCAAAACCAAGAGTAACTGGAGCATGACGGATGACGAAAGCCTGGTCGAAAGCAGCGGGACCTTGAGTGGCATCAAGCTGGACGCCCTGGTCTTTGCGCTCGGTTTGAAGTATTTCTTCAAATGA
- a CDS encoding S8 family serine peptidase — MKKHKRIFRLAVLGLVISGALALLLISQSTADSLSAASATIDDLYKHPKLESSLCRLIRIFRDQGFAVMKQTAEELGLDFDGDLLRVTVVTQNGRSGAAAGLAAPQLAQHITALGGRVESSFGSALQSLLPIDAILQLAENAQVRQIRLPLKPHACVITSEGVAKTGADSWQRLTSFHGQNPVKVAILDLGFTGYQELLGTELPASVTAKSFRSDQLLNTNVHGTACAEIVHDMAPDAELFLVNFNTDTEQHQAVSWLISQGVDIISYSIGWTNAGDGKGTGPITYDVDRAANAGIIWCSAAGNDADVHWEGTFSDPDSNGFHNFPDNDEYLELALPPHESVIVSMNWDDWGTWSGSDYSGSSNDYDLMFYYKSGGVWAHLWDSANLQNGAGYWPVEEDGVVNNTASTVTIGVRIYKHNATRNCKMEIFVWGVDGPIEYNVPAGSLTIPADSAHCVALGASDVNNDSYHYYSGRGPTHDGRIKPDFSAPSGTSGATYGNHNFYGTSSSTPHMAGAFALLKEKTPYSLANILDIITARALDLGDPGQDNKFGYGRLKLK, encoded by the coding sequence ATGAAGAAACATAAGAGAATTTTCAGGTTGGCCGTGCTGGGACTGGTCATTTCGGGAGCGCTGGCGCTCTTACTGATCAGCCAGTCAACTGCAGATAGCCTTTCCGCCGCGTCGGCAACCATCGATGATCTTTATAAACATCCCAAGTTGGAGAGCTCCCTCTGCCGCCTGATCCGCATCTTCCGCGACCAGGGCTTTGCCGTCATGAAGCAGACGGCCGAGGAGCTCGGTCTCGATTTCGACGGCGACCTGCTGCGGGTGACGGTGGTCACGCAAAATGGCCGCTCCGGCGCCGCGGCCGGTCTGGCCGCTCCGCAGCTGGCCCAGCACATCACCGCCCTCGGCGGCCGGGTGGAATCCAGTTTCGGCAGCGCTCTGCAGTCTCTCCTGCCCATCGATGCCATCCTGCAGCTGGCGGAAAATGCCCAGGTGCGCCAGATCCGCTTGCCACTCAAGCCCCATGCCTGCGTCATCACCAGCGAAGGTGTCGCCAAGACCGGCGCCGATTCCTGGCAGCGCCTGACCTCGTTCCACGGCCAGAATCCGGTCAAGGTCGCCATCCTCGACCTGGGCTTCACCGGCTACCAGGAGCTTCTTGGCACGGAGCTGCCGGCCAGCGTCACCGCGAAATCATTCCGCAGCGATCAGCTGCTGAATACGAACGTCCACGGCACGGCCTGCGCCGAGATCGTCCACGACATGGCCCCCGACGCCGAATTGTTCCTGGTCAATTTCAATACCGACACCGAGCAGCACCAGGCGGTCAGCTGGCTGATCAGCCAGGGGGTCGACATCATCTCCTACTCGATCGGCTGGACCAACGCCGGCGACGGCAAGGGGACGGGCCCGATCACCTACGACGTGGATCGCGCCGCCAATGCCGGCATCATCTGGTGCAGCGCCGCCGGCAACGACGCCGACGTCCACTGGGAGGGAACTTTCTCAGACCCGGACAGCAACGGTTTCCACAACTTCCCCGACAACGATGAATACTTGGAGCTTGCGCTTCCGCCTCACGAGAGCGTCATCGTGTCGATGAACTGGGACGATTGGGGGACCTGGAGCGGCAGCGACTACAGCGGCTCGAGCAACGATTACGACCTGATGTTCTACTACAAGTCCGGGGGGGTCTGGGCCCATCTCTGGGATTCGGCGAACCTCCAGAATGGAGCCGGCTACTGGCCCGTCGAGGAGGATGGCGTCGTCAACAACACCGCTTCGACCGTCACCATCGGCGTGCGCATCTACAAGCACAACGCGACCCGCAATTGCAAGATGGAGATATTCGTCTGGGGGGTCGACGGCCCCATCGAGTACAACGTCCCGGCCGGCAGCCTGACCATCCCCGCCGATTCGGCCCACTGCGTGGCCCTCGGCGCCAGCGATGTTAACAACGACAGTTACCATTATTACAGCGGGCGCGGGCCCACCCATGACGGACGCATCAAGCCCGATTTTTCCGCCCCTTCCGGAACCTCCGGCGCCACCTATGGCAATCACAACTTCTACGGAACCTCCTCCTCCACCCCGCACATGGCCGGAGCCTTCGCGCTGCTGAAGGAAAAAACACCCTATTCGCTGGCGAATATTCTCGAC